One stretch of Paenibacillus sp. AN1007 DNA includes these proteins:
- a CDS encoding Rrf2 family transcriptional regulator, with protein sequence MKISTKGRYGLTIMMELAARTGEGPTSLKSIAERNQLSEHYLEQLIAPLRNAGLVKSIRGAYGGYILAGDPAAVTAGDVIRVLEGPISPVDFTEEDDPAKRDLWLRIRDGIAEVLDSTTLKDLITFEDQEKKDSYMFYI encoded by the coding sequence TTGAAAATATCGACAAAAGGCCGTTACGGCCTCACAATCATGATGGAGCTGGCTGCCAGAACCGGCGAAGGCCCCACATCACTGAAAAGCATTGCCGAGCGCAACCAGCTCTCGGAGCATTATTTGGAGCAGTTGATTGCACCGCTGCGCAATGCCGGATTGGTCAAGAGCATCCGCGGTGCATATGGCGGTTACATTCTGGCCGGAGACCCTGCAGCAGTAACGGCAGGGGATGTTATTCGTGTACTGGAGGGACCCATTTCACCAGTAGACTTTACCGAGGAAGATGATCCCGCGAAGCGTGATCTGTGGCTGCGCATCCGTGACGGCATTGCGGAAGTGCTGGATTCGACAACGCTGAAAGACCTGATTACATTTGAAGATCAGGAGAAGAAAGATAGTTATATGTTCTACATTTAG
- a CDS encoding cysteine desulfurase family protein has translation MKRIYLDHAASTPMHPRVAEVMMNVMTNQYGNPSSIHAFGREAKRTVSGARDFIAASLGCSPDELVFTGGGTESDNLAIFGAVASRAEKGKHVITTAIEHHAVLHSCQELERQGYEVTYLPVDESGRINLEQLQEAVRPDTVLITMMYANNEVGTIQPIREVGELARQHHILFHTDAVQALGSQPISCKDLPVDLVSFSAHKINGPQGVGALYVRRGVTLEARSHGGLQERQRRAGTENMAGIAGFAEALKWITEQGDEHLQHALELRKLLLDQLAVHVGAEHFHVNGHPEHTLPNILNISFPEVSTETMLMNLDMEGIAAASGSACTSGSLEVSHVLKAMNLPEAFLQTAIRFSWGLGNTTKEIITTAEKIGTILERLRNRP, from the coding sequence ATGAAACGTATATATCTGGATCACGCCGCTTCGACACCCATGCATCCACGCGTCGCTGAAGTGATGATGAATGTCATGACCAATCAATACGGTAATCCGTCCAGTATCCACGCCTTTGGGCGAGAAGCCAAACGGACGGTTAGTGGAGCAAGGGACTTTATCGCAGCGTCTTTGGGATGCAGCCCCGATGAGCTTGTTTTTACGGGCGGTGGAACAGAGAGTGACAACCTGGCCATATTTGGCGCAGTGGCTTCCAGAGCAGAGAAGGGAAAACATGTGATCACTACGGCGATTGAACATCACGCTGTGCTGCATTCGTGTCAGGAACTAGAGCGGCAGGGATATGAAGTGACCTATCTGCCTGTGGACGAATCGGGGCGCATTAATCTGGAACAGCTGCAAGAAGCCGTTCGACCGGACACTGTGCTGATTACGATGATGTATGCCAATAATGAAGTAGGGACGATTCAGCCTATCCGTGAAGTTGGAGAACTGGCACGCCAGCATCATATTTTATTCCACACGGATGCAGTTCAGGCGCTGGGCAGCCAGCCGATCTCCTGCAAAGACCTGCCTGTGGATCTCGTCAGCTTCTCGGCACATAAAATTAATGGACCGCAGGGTGTTGGTGCATTGTATGTCAGACGCGGCGTTACATTGGAAGCCAGATCTCACGGTGGATTGCAGGAACGACAACGTCGTGCAGGCACGGAGAACATGGCTGGGATTGCCGGGTTTGCAGAGGCACTGAAATGGATCACGGAACAGGGAGACGAGCATCTGCAGCATGCCTTGGAACTGCGAAAGCTGCTGCTTGATCAGCTTGCTGTTCATGTGGGCGCAGAACATTTTCATGTCAACGGACATCCGGAGCATACTCTTCCCAATATTCTTAATATCAGCTTCCCCGAGGTATCTACCGAAACGATGCTGATGAATCTGGATATGGAGGGTATAGCCGCAGCCAGCGGTTCGGCCTGTACTTCAGGTTCGCTTGAAGTATCCCATGTGCTGAAAGCAATGAATTTACCAGAGGCATTTTTACAGACTGCGATTCGATTTAGCTGGGGCTTGGGTAATACTACAAAAGAAATCATCACAACCGCCGAAAAAATTGGAACCATTCTTGAACGGCTGCGTAATAGACCTTAA
- a CDS encoding PRC-barrel domain-containing protein yields MKLQEMIGLAVFDVEDGKQVGKIQDFIVNDDWEIEGIELENKGLFTNHVKIVQWEDIVAYGEDAVMIRNQQAVRKTGADDIKYTYLLGRSKLKEMSVLTEEGLLLGRVSDVYFDQELGNTIIGIEITDGFVSDLIEGRKWLPCTSDMSIGESAIMVPPLSEQRLENAIHSVNG; encoded by the coding sequence ATGAAGCTTCAGGAAATGATCGGACTTGCCGTTTTTGATGTTGAGGATGGGAAGCAGGTCGGTAAAATCCAGGATTTCATTGTGAACGATGATTGGGAGATTGAAGGCATTGAACTTGAGAATAAAGGCCTGTTTACCAATCATGTGAAAATAGTGCAATGGGAAGATATCGTTGCCTATGGCGAAGATGCCGTCATGATCCGTAATCAACAGGCTGTCCGCAAGACGGGGGCCGACGACATAAAATACACGTACCTCCTCGGTCGTTCGAAATTAAAGGAGATGTCCGTGCTCACCGAAGAAGGATTGCTGCTCGGACGAGTCTCTGATGTTTATTTTGACCAGGAGTTGGGAAATACAATAATAGGGATTGAAATTACGGACGGTTTTGTGTCCGATCTGATCGAGGGCCGTAAATGGCTGCCATGTACAAGTGATATGTCTATCGGAGAAAGTGCCATAATGGTGCCGCCGCTGAGTGAACAGCGCTTGGAAAATGCCATTCATTCTGTTAACGGATAG